The Calditrichota bacterium nucleotide sequence CTCTATCAAATGCTTACATCCGCGCTTTTAAATCGATCTTTGACCTGACAATTCCTTACGACCCCAGAATTACCGTTCTCATCGGGCCCAATGAAAGCGGAAAAACAAACATCCTCAAATCGCTGGTGGCGTTTAATTTCGACGCGCCGTTCGACAACACGATGACCTGCCAATATTCTGAATATTATTATCAAAAAAAATGCCCGGAAATTGTGCTGGAATTTTCTAATTTAACAAAAGAAAATCGCATGAAGCTGATCCAACACTCAGAAGCGTTCAAATCGGCGGAAAACTTTTCTGTTAAAAAAGACGGGCCTGAGATCACAGACTACACCGTTTACATTGACGATTCAGAGATTCCCATCCCCGATATTAAAAAATTTCTGCGCATTTTACCAAAAATTGTCTATTTCGACAATATCCCGCTGATAAAAAATCGCGTGGACTATTACAGCCTGGTTGATGGCCGACCGGGATTTACCACAGAACGCAATCTGCTCAAGGTCGGCGGCATCCAGAACATGGAAGTCATTTTCGAGGATTCCACTCGCGGCAGACGCGCCTCGGAAGAAGCCAGCCGGGTGATCACCGAGCAAATCAGGCGAGTGTGGTCACAGGAGCCGACCATCGAGATCAAGCTCAATGTCAACGGAAAATTGTTGTACATCGACATTTCTGACAGCACCACGGTTTTTGACACGCCGGAATCTCGCAGTCTCGGTTTTCGCTGGTATCTTTCGTTCTACATTAATTTTCTGGCGCAGACCTACGAAGCCCGGGCAAATGAATATATGTTTCTCATCGACGAGCCCGGCATTCATCTCCATCCGTCCGGGCAAAAAGATCTGGTCAAGGTGTTGGAAAATTTCGCCATGAAAAACCAGCTCATTTACACTACCCATTCGCCCTTCATGATTAACAGGGAATACCCGCAGCGGGTGCGATTAGTGCAAAAATCCCGCGAAGGCACCCGCGTGGATAGCGAAGCCTACCGCCAAAACTGGAAACCTTTGCGCAAATCCATTGGTCTGATGATCGGAGATTTATTTTTCTTCAGCGAGGGCGGCATGATCGTGGAAGTTCCCAAAGAGAAAGTGCCCCTGAAAGAACGCTTTCGTCTGTGGAGATAAAATTTTCCTTTTCACTAACAAAAAAGGCGCCGCATTGGGCGCCTTCTTTATTTGAAAAAATACAACTCTGACTATTCACGCGGAATACGATATTTTTTCATTTTGAATCGCAACGTCGCTTCGGGAATTCCCAATAACCGAGACGCTTTTACCTGATTGCCGCCGAATTTGTTCAGCGCTTTTTTGATCAGGTAAACCTCAATATCGGAAATAACCCGTTTGAGATTGCGCGGCTCCAGGAATTCGTAAGGATGTTTTTTGATGCGAAACGGCAGAAACTCCGGCGACAGTTCGCCTTCAGGGGAAAGCATCACCAGATTTTGCACTGTGTTTTCTAACTCGCGGATATTGCCTTTCCAATTGTACTCTAAAATTGATTCAAAAATTTCAGAGTTGACCGCCGGCAATTCTTTTTCTTCCTGCTCACAATATTTTTCAAGAAAATAAGAAAACAAGTCAGGAATATCCTGTTTTCTCTCGCGCAGCGGCGGAATGACCAGCGTGATAGTGTTCAGCAAGAAATACAATTCACGGCGAAATTTCCCGGAATCAATTTCCGGCAACAGATCGCGATCCGTGGCGGCAATCACGCGCACATCGACAAAAACGCTTTCCTGACTGCCCACGCGACGAATCATTTTATCACGCAAAACACGCAAAAATTCTTCCTGATATTCGCTGTTCATATCGCCGACATTGTCCAGATAGAGAATTCCTTTATTCGCTTTTTCCAGCAAACCGATGCTGCGCATCACTGCCTGATCGCCTTCGGAATCCTGTCCGTACAAGTCTTTCTGGTCAATAGTTTTGCCCAATGCAGAGCAATCGATTCTCACGAATGCTTTGTTGTAACGACGATTCAGATTAAAAATGTGCCGGGAAATGAACTCTTTGCCGGTCCCGGTCTCGCCAACAATTAATACATTGGATTCGATTTTAGCTAATTTTTTAACAGCGCGTTTGAGACGACGCACTTCAGGGCTCGAACCAACAATTGGCTCTTGCTGTTCAAGCTGGTCGTTATTTCTCGCTTTTTCTTCCATTTTGTGCACCTTTTTTTTGTTTGTTTTTTGTACCTTTAGTTATTAGTTTTTCCTTTCTTTTTATTTTAAACTCTTTGTTGGTCTTCTTCTTTATTAAATAAAAAAGATATGATAACAACAAAACAGCAAACACAATGATGACGGCCACCGTCCTTGCAGTATATTCATAAGGAAAAAATAATATCAGCAAAACGATGGCGATACAAATCAAAATCACAGATAAAATCCAGCGATGAGCAGGTTGAAAACGCTCCGTGAACTCCAGCAGCTTTTTCTCGACAGATGAAATCTTGAGAATTATGTCGTATTTGGTTTTCCTTTTGCCACTAACAGCTTCTTCCCAAAAACTGCCGTACGGCGATTGCATGAAATAGAGTTTGTGCGCCAAAACCAACACAAAATAAATCAGATTGATAATTAATATCACCTGGCTGATTATCGGACTTTCTTTCTGCTGCAACGTAAAATAATTATCATTGATATCAATGAGCAAAAAGAAAAAGAAACCCACAACCAAAAAATTTATGTGTCCGGAAAATGGCTTTCCCTGGCGATAGTATGAAAGGCTATAAACGCTAATGAGCACAATCGTCAAGGCATTCATCGCAATGCCGGCGGATAAAAGACGATCTATGATCCCTTCTTGAAGCAATTGGCCCGGATTGTAAACAAGGTCCCTGAAAAAGAAGTATGCCACCAAAAACCCGAGCGCCAGACTAACGGCCACACGAAAAACTCTTTTGCAGTTTCGTCCCACCTGGCAAATGGCAATGTAAGCGACGCTCAAAAAGACCGCCAGGTGAATCGCGATTTTCCTGTATCCCCAGCATTTGTACATAAGAGAATCATCTCCGATGCCATAGGCTTTGCCGGTGAACATAACGAAAAACCCGGACAGATAGGCCAGCGCCATCAGGCTGACGTACAGATAAGCGATGGGAAAATACTTTTCCTTCACTGCAATCGTGACAGCCAACAGAAAAATCATCAAAAAGAGATAGTAATTAGCGATGCTGAGACTCGGCACATCCCAATGCTGAAATCCCAAGAGATATTGTGAGAGCAAAAAAAGCAAGAGCCAGATCACGCTGAGGATAAGAAATTGTTTCTTTACCGTAGTCAAAATTATGCTCGAATTATCGAATGGTTGCAATACAAGAACTGTTTCCGAAATTAATTGACGCAGAATTTGATCCTACTAGCAACACCATACCAGATAACATTCAAGAAATTAAGCTGTTATAAAAAATAATATAACAATATTTTGCAGTAATGTCAAGAAATATTTTTTACCATGGGAAAAATGAACATTCTTGACAGAGTTGCAAATAGGCTGCCAGGTTTAATTTTTCAAAGAACAAGACAACTTTCTGCTCTGTTAAATCAATAAGCTCACCATTAGCGCATTCCCTTTTCGCGCAATCGACATTATTCACAATTTTTTACGATTATATTGCAAAAGTGTTCCATTTCTTTAGATGAGCAATAATCTTAAAAGATTCCCTTCTGTCCTTAATTAACATCCATAAAATCAATCAATGACAAAAGTCGCTTAACGTTTAGGAAATGAATAATTGAATTTGGCTGTCTTTTGCTTCTGCAATAAATGTTGCAACGCCGCAATATTTCAAATGATCGTAATCAATCATCTCTTCGCGCTGAAACCCCATCAATCCCATGGACATCTGGCAGACGTAAATGCGCACGCCCAGACTTTCGGAGATTTTCAACATTTCATATAGAGACGGAACGCGCTTTTTTTCCATTAATCTCTTTATCATGTGCGTGCCGACGCCGGCAAAATGTTTTTGCGACAATTTTATTTTCCCCATTCCTTTGGGAAGCATCCAGCCGAACACGCGAGAAATCAAATCTTTCCCCGACGCTTTCTTCTTCGCATGGCGCAGCGCCGAAATTCCCCAGAAAGTGAAAAACATCACCACTTCCATACCCGACGCCGCAGCGCCAGTGGCAATATTGAACGCTGCGATTTGCTTGTCCAGATCGCCGGAAAAGATGATCAGCGCCGCCTTGTTTTGATTGCCCTTTTTCAAACTCGCCAATTGTTCCTTCAATTCGCTGAGCTCTTTTTCCAATTTCTGTACCATCATTGCACCAGATTTTTTCGTAAGAAGCTTTAACGAAATGTTTTGCCAGAAGTTCAATTTTATTAGCAAATTTCTGCTCGATTTGCCGCCGCTTCCCAATCCGCAACATTTCGAATTTCACAATGAAAATCCAGTGATTAGCGCCCAAAAAACGGTTCATCGAATTCAGCGCCAGTTAGCGTCAAAATCAGTAAAAAAAAAGCCAGATATTTATTTATACCCGGCAATCAGTACAGCGAACTTTTTCAAAATTACTGGCGTCGTCATGGCGAAGTTTACTTTTGCAGCAAATTGTGAAATTAATTGTTTAGCGCGGGAAGATGCCCCACGCACATTTTCAACCGCATCAATGTTTCTCAAGCCATTCCACAACGGCCAGATTTAATACCTTCAGCGCTTCGATCATTATTGCGTGATACTCTTGCGGAACATTTCTCAAAATTTCGCTATGGATTTTTTTGTAGCCGTCAATCAGATCGCCGGCCAATTTCTTTCCTTTCTCAGTCAACGTCAAATTGTAAACGCGCCGGTCGTGCGAATCAGTTTCTCTGAGTACGTAGCCTTTGGCGACCAGGCTATCAGTAATGCGCGTAATACGGCTGCTGGTTAGATTCAATTCATGAGCCAGTTGATTTACTGTCAGACTATCAAATCCATTCATCTTCCGCAAACATTTGGCTTCCCCGAGAGAGATGCCGTAGCGAGACACGTAGCGACTCTCTTTCTCATTACAATTTGCAAAAAGCTCGCTCGCTATTTCTCCCAAAAGCAAAGAGATGGGCTTACCCGTTTGTTTTGTCATATTCGTCTGCCAACTCAAATAGTTAATAATATCAAATTTTATAAATGTAGAGATTTAACCAATAAAAATCAAGAAGATTTTTATTTTTTTGCGCTGAATCATCATCCTTGATGACGGACAAAGTTTCAATTTTGATAATTTGCTGCAACCGCGCAAACACGGATAATAAAAATGACTTTTTTTCATTTTCCGCTTGCTATTGAGTTGATAAAATTTTATATTTTTGAAGTGACCCTTTTCTCTAATAAAACGGGGGGCGTCTCCATGTCAAAAATCAGATTTGCCATCGTCACACTGTTGGCGTTGTCCTGTCATCCAACCGCGCCGCAGCTCCTTTTTGACCAATCATATTTTTACAATCACCAGCGATACATTGAAATCACTCCGCAAGACGTCAATTTGAAAAATGATTCAACTGCGATTCTCACCGCAATTTACCGGCCGGCAACGAGTAAAACCAGATCCTCCTATCTGAACATTTTCAGAGAGAAAATTGGCTTTTTGCGGATACCCCTCGCCAGGCCCATTGCTGCTCCAAAAAATTCGCTCGTTGAGATTACCGGCAAATGGAAAATAAAATCGCAGACAATGCGCTACATTAAAAAAACCATTCATCGCCTCGAACTATATCCCGATCAATTCCGGCAACTCGCTCGTTGTGAAAAATTTGTCCCGACTCTGGATTCGACATATCGATTAATCCTTCCAGAATTGCAAAAACAAATCACTGTTAAAGAATCAAAACTCGAATTGTCGCCAAAACCTAATTGGAAATTTTTCTACGATGACGAACGCCATCGCATCATTGCCCTTTCGCATCAGTACGATTTAATGTATAGCGCCAGCATCGAATTTGTGATCGATCCGCAGACCCGCCACATTGAAAAAATTCAAGCCAAGGAATGGTTCAAAGGAGAAGTTGAGTAGTTTTGAAAAAATATGAAACACAACCCAAATTGCTAACCTTTTTGAAAGAGATTGCCATGAAACGCTTGTTTTTGACTTTGTTGTTTTTGTCATTTGCAATTCACGCCTACGCCGATTCAAATCTGCACATTGCACGACTGGGCGATTTCGTGCTCGAAAGCGGCGACACGCTAAAAGATTTGCGCGTCGGCTACCGCACTTTCGGCCAATTAAATCAGGAAAAATCAAACGCTATTTTGAATCCGACCTGGTTTGGCGGCACCAGCGAGCATCTTTCCCATTTCATCGGGCCAAACAACCTGATTGACAGCACTGGCTATTTCATCATCTGCGTCGATGCCCTGGGAAACGGCGTCTCTAGTTCGCCTTCCAATAGCGAGCTTCAGCCCGGAGATCAATTCCCTGTTTTCACAATTCGCGACATGGTGAATTCCCAATATTTGCTGCTCACAAAAGTTCTGGGCATCGAGAATCTGTACGGCATTATCGGCGGCTCTATGGGCAGCATGCAAGTGTTACAATGGATCGTTTCCTATCCTGATTTCATCGACAAAGCCGTGGCGTATGTTTGCACGCCAAAGCCGTCCACTTTTGACTTGTTGATTTTTCACACCTATTTGCAAATCATCGAATCCGGGAAAAAATCGCGACAGCCTGAAAATGAAATTTTGAAAACTCTGCGCATGACTCAGGCGCTGATTGCACGCACACCGGAACATCGAGTGCAGCATATTTCCCGCGAAGAATTTGCGGATTTTCTCGCCAGTTTCGACGCCCCAAAAAAGCTCTATTTCACTGTGGACAACTGGGAATATCAAACGCGCGCCATGATTTCTCACGACATCACGCGTTCATTCGGCGGCTCCATGGAAAAAGCCGCAGCAACGATCAAAGCAAAAGTTTTCATTATCGTTGCCAAACAGGATCATTACATCAACCCAACGCCGGCGCTGAAATTGGCGCAAATGATTAATGCCGAAACTTTAATACTGAAGAGTAACTGCGGCCATCTGGCCGTCGGATGTCAGCTCGAACTTTGCCGTGCGCAAATAGCTGATTTTTTTGAAAATAAAAACCATTGAAAAATTCAAACCTGAATTTTTTGGAGGAAAGGTTAATGTTAGCTTACTTCAACGGTGAATTTATTGAAGAAGAAAAAATATCTGTCTCCCCTTACGAACGCGGATTTTTATTTGCCGATGGTGTTTACGAAGTCGTGCGCTATTACGACGATCATTTTTTTCAGACAGAGGCGCATTTGAAAAGAATGGAAAATGGTTTGAAAGAATTGCGAATCGAGCCGCCTCATTTGACAGAATTCCCTGAAATTATTGAATTTTTAATAAAAAAAAATAATTTACCGGGCGAAAATGCGCTGGCCTACATTCAAATCACCCGCGGCGCCTTTAATCCGCGACGGCATTTCTTTCCGCCAAAAGATACGCCTCCCACAGTGCTAATCATGACTTCGAAATTCAAATCTCACACCGAAGAAATCGAGAACGGTGTGAAAGTTTTCCGTCAGCCCGATCTGCGCTGGCTGCGCTGCGACATCAAATCTATCGCCCTGCTGCCGAATGTTCTGGCGCGGCAAAACGCCATCGATAACGGCGCCGCCGAGGCAATTTTTGTCAGAGACGGTTATATCACCGAAGGCACACACACTAACGTTTGCGGCATCAAAGAGAACGTGCTTTACACACAACCGCTTTCCAATTTGATTTTGTCGGGCATCACCAGACAGGTTGTTCTGAAGGAAATTTGCCCGAGAATCAATCTTCCCGTCAGGGAAAGGCCCATCCCAGAAAGCGATTTGGAAAACCTCGACGAGCTGCTGTTAGTCGGAACAACTGTTGAAATCACGCCCATCGTGCAGGTGGACAATTTTATTATCGGGAACAGCAAGCCGGGGCATTGGACAAGAAAAATTCAGGAAAACTTTTTTGAAATGACCGCTTCCAAAAATGACGAATAAAATAAAAGGAATAAAAATTTGCAACAAAAAAATAGCCGAACCAAAGCCCGACGATCACAAACAGGAAGCTACGCAAAAGAAAGCACATATTTTAATTCACAGAATTTCCAACACGCGTTCCAGCACAATCTTGAACCAGACAGTGAACTCATCCGGTTTTTCAGCAATTTCCTGCTTTAACACATTTGGATTAATCCAGCGAATTTCTGCCACTTCCGCCGGATCAGGAGTGATTTCCCCATCGTACTGACCGATAAAAACATGATCCAACTCGTGTTCAATCAGTCCGTTATCAAATTCCGCCCGGTAAATAAAATGAAATTTTTCTTCAATCTCAGAATCAAAACC carries:
- a CDS encoding ATP-binding protein, producing MTLSNAYIRAFKSIFDLTIPYDPRITVLIGPNESGKTNILKSLVAFNFDAPFDNTMTCQYSEYYYQKKCPEIVLEFSNLTKENRMKLIQHSEAFKSAENFSVKKDGPEITDYTVYIDDSEIPIPDIKKFLRILPKIVYFDNIPLIKNRVDYYSLVDGRPGFTTERNLLKVGGIQNMEVIFEDSTRGRRASEEASRVITEQIRRVWSQEPTIEIKLNVNGKLLYIDISDSTTVFDTPESRSLGFRWYLSFYINFLAQTYEARANEYMFLIDEPGIHLHPSGQKDLVKVLENFAMKNQLIYTTHSPFMINREYPQRVRLVQKSREGTRVDSEAYRQNWKPLRKSIGLMIGDLFFFSEGGMIVEVPKEKVPLKERFRLWR
- a CDS encoding sigma-54-dependent Fis family transcriptional regulator codes for the protein MEEKARNNDQLEQQEPIVGSSPEVRRLKRAVKKLAKIESNVLIVGETGTGKEFISRHIFNLNRRYNKAFVRIDCSALGKTIDQKDLYGQDSEGDQAVMRSIGLLEKANKGILYLDNVGDMNSEYQEEFLRVLRDKMIRRVGSQESVFVDVRVIAATDRDLLPEIDSGKFRRELYFLLNTITLVIPPLRERKQDIPDLFSYFLEKYCEQEEKELPAVNSEIFESILEYNWKGNIRELENTVQNLVMLSPEGELSPEFLPFRIKKHPYEFLEPRNLKRVISDIEVYLIKKALNKFGGNQVKASRLLGIPEATLRFKMKKYRIPRE
- a CDS encoding NADH dehydrogenase FAD-containing subunit is translated as MMVQKLEKELSELKEQLASLKKGNQNKAALIIFSGDLDKQIAAFNIATGAAASGMEVVMFFTFWGISALRHAKKKASGKDLISRVFGWMLPKGMGKIKLSQKHFAGVGTHMIKRLMEKKRVPSLYEMLKISESLGVRIYVCQMSMGLMGFQREEMIDYDHLKYCGVATFIAEAKDSQIQLFIS
- a CDS encoding MarR family transcriptional regulator → MTKQTGKPISLLLGEIASELFANCNEKESRYVSRYGISLGEAKCLRKMNGFDSLTVNQLAHELNLTSSRITRITDSLVAKGYVLRETDSHDRRVYNLTLTEKGKKLAGDLIDGYKKIHSEILRNVPQEYHAIMIEALKVLNLAVVEWLEKH
- a CDS encoding alpha/beta fold hydrolase, with amino-acid sequence MKRLFLTLLFLSFAIHAYADSNLHIARLGDFVLESGDTLKDLRVGYRTFGQLNQEKSNAILNPTWFGGTSEHLSHFIGPNNLIDSTGYFIICVDALGNGVSSSPSNSELQPGDQFPVFTIRDMVNSQYLLLTKVLGIENLYGIIGGSMGSMQVLQWIVSYPDFIDKAVAYVCTPKPSTFDLLIFHTYLQIIESGKKSRQPENEILKTLRMTQALIARTPEHRVQHISREEFADFLASFDAPKKLYFTVDNWEYQTRAMISHDITRSFGGSMEKAAATIKAKVFIIVAKQDHYINPTPALKLAQMINAETLILKSNCGHLAVGCQLELCRAQIADFFENKNH
- a CDS encoding D-alanine aminotransferase Dat, with amino-acid sequence MLAYFNGEFIEEEKISVSPYERGFLFADGVYEVVRYYDDHFFQTEAHLKRMENGLKELRIEPPHLTEFPEIIEFLIKKNNLPGENALAYIQITRGAFNPRRHFFPPKDTPPTVLIMTSKFKSHTEEIENGVKVFRQPDLRWLRCDIKSIALLPNVLARQNAIDNGAAEAIFVRDGYITEGTHTNVCGIKENVLYTQPLSNLILSGITRQVVLKEICPRINLPVRERPIPESDLENLDELLLVGTTVEITPIVQVDNFIIGNSKPGHWTRKIQENFFEMTASKNDE